One region of Novipirellula artificiosorum genomic DNA includes:
- a CDS encoding class I SAM-dependent methyltransferase, translating into MSRIVQPDDKSGTCVEAGPSRNRTEPMQAIDTTELEKTVAGMSGNPVRLHLGCGGVRLAGFINVDLHPHDPEIEDSSRDGCNADVFADMTALGLDAATVDEIQTYHTIDHFTRWACVDMMTDWHRMLKPGGRLVIEVADFARCVLWLFHPIKKRREVAKNQFYGNQWDRIDFETHRYVWSARELKRELRAIGFSSVRVTHRTETHYPGRDMRIEATK; encoded by the coding sequence ATGTCGCGTATAGTCCAACCGGATGACAAGTCGGGTACCTGCGTCGAGGCAGGTCCATCAAGAAACCGGACGGAACCAATGCAAGCGATCGATACGACCGAGCTAGAGAAAACAGTGGCAGGAATGTCTGGTAATCCTGTGCGTTTGCATCTTGGTTGCGGTGGCGTTCGCCTAGCCGGATTCATCAATGTGGATCTTCATCCGCATGACCCCGAGATCGAGGATTCATCCAGGGATGGATGCAATGCGGATGTCTTTGCGGACATGACCGCGTTGGGATTAGACGCCGCGACGGTGGATGAGATTCAAACGTATCACACGATCGATCATTTCACGCGGTGGGCGTGCGTTGATATGATGACCGATTGGCATCGCATGCTCAAACCTGGCGGCCGATTAGTGATCGAGGTTGCTGATTTTGCACGTTGCGTTCTTTGGCTCTTTCACCCGATTAAGAAACGCAGAGAGGTCGCGAAGAACCAGTTTTACGGAAATCAATGGGACCGCATTGACTTTGAAACTCATCGATACGTTTGGTCCGCCCGAGAGCTGAAGCGGGAATTGCGGGCGATTGGGTTTTCATCCGTCAGGGTCACTCATCGTACGGAGACTCATTATCCAGGCCGTGACATGCGTATCGAAGCGACCAAGTGA
- a CDS encoding lipopolysaccharide biosynthesis protein, which yields MTQRRPKLPPRTSVFHVGRDHFVRKLQQSRGHLTASATLAFGYVAQLAFQMGYFLILTRMLGAERFGQFAAALAAINVISPIAGIGYAEVALVRVSQDRDSTGLWASNALAVTTGMGIGLAVCLASVSGMLDASRWLDWYLMFGLAISELVLVRCCMVIARVHQARREIGRTSLINISIAATKALIALCLFLTGHTSLVTLIILLDLCLSLLLICYFRSLSRRSSNAPISYARLKSDFQLACSFATGVFCKAVYTDMDKLFLARWSTASVVGTYAAGYKILSLSFTPIRAILEATFPRQIELAECSRGDCARFTRSILLINLVLAAGLAGLIYMFAPWATLLFGDDFQGSVAVLRIGFLLPVVQAVHYTLGNFLTATNHQSFRTIMQIVVLVVYIVVGLIVIPLYSWHGAIWTSLGCETLLAMLLATGCLLFSLRARDRMHSVPVK from the coding sequence GTGACCCAGCGTCGACCGAAGTTACCGCCTCGTACGTCAGTCTTTCACGTTGGACGCGATCATTTCGTCCGCAAGCTCCAACAGTCTCGCGGTCACCTCACGGCATCGGCCACGCTGGCCTTTGGCTACGTGGCCCAGCTTGCCTTTCAGATGGGGTATTTTCTGATCCTCACTCGCATGTTGGGGGCCGAGCGATTTGGTCAATTCGCTGCGGCGCTCGCCGCGATCAACGTGATCTCGCCCATCGCAGGAATCGGATACGCCGAAGTTGCCTTGGTTCGAGTCAGCCAAGACCGTGACAGCACAGGATTGTGGGCTTCAAATGCATTAGCCGTCACGACCGGAATGGGCATCGGGCTTGCCGTCTGCCTTGCCTCGGTTTCAGGGATGCTCGATGCAAGTCGATGGCTTGATTGGTATTTGATGTTCGGACTCGCGATCAGTGAACTGGTGCTGGTCCGCTGCTGCATGGTGATCGCTCGCGTTCATCAAGCCCGCCGAGAAATCGGCCGAACCTCCTTGATCAATATTTCAATCGCTGCGACCAAAGCACTGATCGCGTTGTGCCTGTTCTTGACCGGTCACACATCGCTTGTGACGCTGATTATCTTGCTCGATCTTTGCCTGTCGTTGCTGCTGATTTGCTACTTCCGTTCACTGTCACGCCGTTCGTCGAACGCCCCGATTTCCTATGCACGCTTGAAGTCTGATTTCCAGCTCGCGTGTTCGTTCGCAACGGGTGTTTTCTGCAAAGCGGTCTACACCGATATGGATAAGCTGTTCTTGGCTCGCTGGTCCACTGCCTCGGTCGTGGGAACCTATGCCGCCGGGTACAAAATCTTGTCCTTATCCTTCACACCGATTCGGGCCATCTTGGAAGCCACGTTTCCGCGCCAAATTGAGCTCGCAGAGTGCAGTCGCGGCGATTGTGCCCGATTTACACGTTCGATCCTGTTGATCAACCTCGTCTTGGCTGCTGGCTTGGCCGGACTCATCTACATGTTCGCGCCTTGGGCGACGCTTCTGTTTGGTGATGATTTTCAAGGCTCCGTTGCCGTGCTTCGAATCGGATTCCTCTTGCCCGTCGTTCAGGCGGTCCACTATACCTTGGGCAACTTTCTGACCGCGACCAACCACCAATCATTCCGTACGATCATGCAAATCGTCGTTCTCGTCGTCTACATTGTGGTGGGACTGATCGTGATCCCTTTGTATTCTTGGCACGGAGCGATCTGGACCAGTCTCGGGTGTGAGACACTGCTAGCAATGCTGTTGGCCACAGGGTGCTTACTCTTTTCACTAAGAGCTCGAGATCGAATGCACTCCGTACCAGTAAAGTAG
- a CDS encoding glycosyltransferase family 4 protein, with amino-acid sequence MKYLIMSDEHRPTIGGIARISGALADGLTDRGHQVTVLTNRNRTGVNDYGDEKAEIKYYSKPKSTLLGKAYLTSVWPISAGRWIRQQCFDRILVVDPMNALPLPLMTKLGSINYDILLYGSELIRYSKNRLTDRLLRKSLDGAARIFTITKYVDHELHSKYGKSSYIAYCGVGEKFFSEPREPSQIARLRERYGFASTDFIVGTISRLDERKGNDLVIDAVQRLAPQYPNLRYLIGGVGPQYDHLEAMISRYKLADRVILAGRIPEAELVSHYDLLNAYVMPNRLLENQTVEGFGISFVEAASRGVLSIGVDNGGAGEAVSDKVSGVLLPTADVDLLTDALDRILSGSLVFDGEMIRQHGRQFTWDRFVDQIVDPVAEESDSNC; translated from the coding sequence ATGAAATATTTGATCATGAGTGACGAACACCGACCGACCATCGGTGGCATTGCGAGGATTTCCGGTGCGTTGGCCGACGGGCTGACGGATCGCGGGCATCAAGTAACCGTTCTCACCAATCGCAATCGAACCGGCGTCAACGACTATGGTGATGAGAAAGCCGAGATCAAGTACTACTCGAAACCGAAGTCCACGCTACTCGGCAAGGCCTACCTGACATCGGTCTGGCCGATCTCCGCTGGTCGATGGATTCGCCAGCAGTGTTTCGACCGCATTTTGGTCGTGGATCCCATGAACGCACTTCCGCTCCCCCTGATGACAAAACTCGGTTCAATCAACTACGACATCCTGCTTTATGGATCCGAGCTGATTCGTTATTCGAAGAATCGACTCACCGATAGGCTGCTGCGAAAGTCGCTGGATGGGGCAGCTCGAATCTTTACCATCACGAAGTACGTCGATCATGAGTTGCATTCGAAATATGGGAAGAGCAGCTACATCGCGTACTGTGGGGTCGGCGAAAAGTTCTTTTCCGAACCCCGTGAACCCAGTCAAATTGCAAGGCTTCGTGAGCGATACGGATTCGCTTCAACCGATTTCATCGTCGGTACGATCAGTCGACTCGATGAACGAAAAGGGAACGATCTTGTCATTGATGCCGTCCAACGACTCGCACCTCAATATCCAAATCTTCGCTATTTGATTGGTGGCGTCGGCCCACAGTATGATCATCTCGAAGCAATGATCTCGCGATACAAGTTGGCGGATCGCGTGATCCTGGCTGGACGTATTCCAGAAGCGGAGCTGGTCAGCCACTACGATTTGTTGAATGCTTACGTGATGCCGAATCGGTTGTTGGAGAATCAAACGGTTGAGGGTTTCGGCATTTCGTTTGTGGAAGCTGCATCGCGGGGGGTGCTAAGTATTGGTGTTGACAATGGAGGTGCGGGAGAGGCTGTTTCCGACAAGGTTTCCGGCGTGTTGTTACCAACAGCTGATGTGGACTTGTTGACGGATGCACTCGATCGAATTCTTAGCGGAAGTCTTGTTTTCGATGGTGAAATGATTCGCCAACATGGACGTCAATTCACGTGGGACCGGTTTGTCGACCAAATCGTGGACCCTGTGGCTGAAGAGAGTGATTCGAACTGTTGA
- a CDS encoding glycosyltransferase family 4 protein, which translates to MKVMQIVADGAPGGGTTNVLALAEDLIANQVAVMLCSQAASHAIDEARRLGAKAHDGLDFFRSRLDTRIVRELRSAVHNADPDIIHVHGGRAALAWVRGADRGQLDRTIYTVRGYHFRPKRFPLRFLAKRAERRISRSVFKTVHVSQSDKEVAMHFGFIRDGSASQVIRNGIRLSDMPRHQPVSANEDQNRKQVAVLGRLTYPKNPHLVLDIANDLAQDGFVFHFIGGGDMEFEVRQRAEREGIQNVVFHGTQSRPNGLKLMAQSGTFLLASLWEGLPIAPVEAMAMGLAVVISDVNGCTEVVRDGMEGRVAPSGNGAAFVAALRAVVAEPERTQQLVVNGKQRVAAEFTRERVVREHLNLYHDCLSKIGSRNASS; encoded by the coding sequence ATGAAGGTCATGCAGATCGTCGCAGACGGCGCTCCCGGCGGTGGCACGACCAACGTGCTTGCTTTGGCCGAAGATCTAATCGCCAACCAGGTCGCCGTGATGCTGTGCAGCCAAGCCGCATCGCACGCGATTGACGAGGCGAGGCGATTGGGGGCCAAAGCCCATGACGGCCTCGATTTTTTTCGCAGTCGGTTGGACACTCGGATCGTCCGCGAGCTCCGATCGGCCGTCCATAACGCCGATCCTGACATCATTCATGTTCATGGCGGTCGTGCCGCATTGGCGTGGGTGCGAGGGGCTGACCGCGGCCAGTTGGATCGAACCATCTATACCGTCCGTGGCTACCATTTTCGGCCAAAGCGATTCCCTCTGCGTTTTCTCGCAAAGCGAGCGGAGCGTCGTATCAGCCGGTCGGTATTCAAGACGGTCCACGTCAGTCAAAGTGACAAGGAGGTTGCGATGCATTTCGGATTCATCCGAGACGGCTCCGCAAGCCAAGTCATACGGAATGGGATTCGATTGTCTGACATGCCACGTCACCAGCCAGTTTCTGCAAATGAAGACCAGAACCGAAAGCAAGTAGCGGTACTCGGCCGTTTGACTTACCCGAAAAATCCTCACTTGGTCTTGGATATCGCAAATGATTTAGCCCAAGACGGCTTTGTCTTTCATTTCATTGGAGGCGGCGACATGGAGTTCGAAGTTCGTCAGCGCGCCGAGCGAGAAGGCATTCAGAACGTGGTTTTCCACGGGACTCAATCGCGACCCAATGGCCTAAAACTGATGGCGCAATCAGGAACGTTTCTGTTGGCCAGCCTCTGGGAAGGACTTCCGATTGCACCGGTCGAAGCCATGGCAATGGGATTGGCGGTCGTGATCAGTGACGTCAATGGTTGTACGGAAGTTGTCCGTGATGGAATGGAGGGACGGGTTGCTCCGAGTGGAAATGGTGCGGCCTTCGTTGCCGCACTGCGTGCGGTCGTTGCGGAACCCGAACGGACCCAGCAATTGGTCGTAAATGGAAAGCAACGTGTTGCTGCTGAATTCACGAGAGAGCGAGTCGTCCGTGAGCATCTCAATCTGTATCACGATTGCCTGTCGAAGATTGGATCAAGGAATGCTTCTTCGTGA
- a CDS encoding glycosyltransferase has translation MNVALAHHWLASYRGGEKVLEQIASLFPQSDIYTLVRNLQVHIPGLAGHPIHESPLNLLPYASRAHRHLLPLHPLAIKMLRVHDHVDALISSDASMIKGLSIPKNATHICYCHSPPRYLWELGAEYKRTSFAARFALDRVAPMLRRFDWEAAQRVTHFIANSQFVADRIRKYYDRDAEVIHPPVAVDDFCPTRERESFSLVISELVSYKRIDIAIKAFNELGQRLVVIGDGPERKKLETLAKPNIQFLGRQPFPVLKEHFETAAAFIFPGIEDFGITPVEAQAAGCPVVAYRAGGALETVLEGRTGVFFDTQNPESLMSTLEELRPETIAARDCRENAETFSAQIFRQRLAKSLAKFNLSVAPQAVSSDECEKPTWTTPIAIGSTSGAQ, from the coding sequence ATGAATGTCGCACTCGCACATCATTGGTTGGCAAGCTACCGGGGAGGCGAAAAGGTATTAGAGCAGATCGCATCACTTTTTCCTCAGAGCGATATCTATACGCTGGTTCGCAACCTTCAGGTACATATCCCCGGTCTCGCCGGTCATCCTATCCACGAGAGCCCCTTAAACCTTCTTCCCTATGCATCACGCGCTCATCGTCACCTGCTTCCACTGCATCCCCTTGCGATCAAAATGCTTCGTGTGCACGATCACGTGGACGCATTGATCAGTAGTGACGCATCAATGATCAAAGGACTCTCGATACCAAAAAACGCGACGCATATTTGCTATTGCCATTCACCCCCTCGGTATCTTTGGGAACTCGGTGCGGAATACAAGAGAACATCCTTCGCAGCACGATTTGCATTGGACCGAGTTGCACCGATGCTGCGTCGATTCGATTGGGAGGCGGCACAACGTGTCACCCATTTCATTGCGAATTCGCAGTTTGTGGCCGACCGAATTCGCAAGTACTACGATCGCGACGCAGAAGTCATCCATCCTCCGGTCGCCGTTGACGACTTTTGTCCTACTCGAGAGCGAGAATCGTTTAGCTTAGTGATCTCGGAATTGGTCTCCTACAAGCGAATCGACATTGCCATCAAGGCATTTAACGAACTCGGCCAGCGTTTGGTTGTCATTGGAGATGGCCCTGAACGGAAAAAGCTGGAGACGCTTGCGAAACCGAACATCCAATTCCTGGGACGTCAGCCTTTTCCGGTGCTGAAGGAACACTTTGAAACTGCCGCCGCGTTTATCTTTCCAGGAATCGAAGACTTTGGCATTACACCCGTTGAAGCGCAAGCCGCGGGATGCCCTGTCGTCGCGTATCGAGCAGGCGGCGCATTGGAAACGGTGCTTGAAGGTCGCACCGGTGTTTTCTTTGATACCCAGAATCCTGAATCGCTGATGTCGACGCTCGAAGAATTACGTCCTGAAACAATCGCCGCACGTGACTGTCGAGAAAATGCGGAGACGTTTTCAGCCCAGATCTTTCGACAGCGATTGGCAAAATCGCTTGCAAAATTCAACTTGTCGGTGGCACCCCAAGCGGTCAGTAGCGATGAATGCGAAAAACCGACGTGGACGACGCCAATCGCCATTGGTTCTACAAGCGGAGCACAATGA
- a CDS encoding exopolysaccharide biosynthesis polyprenyl glycosylphosphotransferase encodes MIQRPPPTIDVTEQRKRLSLSSGVSTLEPSLAEDADPDLESIVAEHTAIQPSRMLRAAYTFQSLLTGTPVFLVDISTSTFCLIFACFLANWHQGHPFNPGIWNQIPVFLLLQSVLFSLHQLYPGAGLSPVTEIRGLVRSTFINLICLSSINIVLGQLPRIEFSIFVFAGLCIIVLIPMCRTLTRRILAPTKWWGMRLLLVGTQQDCTRAMQLLKRRGVPGYKPIGFTSELHENENGESIAYGPLGHNDDAALIGRQTLAPVACLVSPRQTYAYPDRLLFQFPRIVWLNTLPVDDATVDTSGLPGVVTHGQTTPFLRFTPRLVKRIIDLTICIPMLVVLAIPMTLIALAIRILSPGPIFYGSVRAGQHGKTFRMWKFRSMIPDADKVLQQRLETDPIAKAKWIVDHKLKNDPRIIPGIGSIMRRWSLDELPQLWNVLTGEMSLVGPRPVPAEEIVRYKSSYYEYTQMWPGITGLWQVSGRNDTSFTTRIFLVHHYAVNWSPWLDAWILLRTPAAVLSKRGAY; translated from the coding sequence GTGATACAAAGACCTCCCCCAACGATTGACGTTACTGAGCAACGGAAACGGTTGTCTCTTTCGTCCGGTGTCTCGACTCTCGAGCCATCGCTTGCTGAAGACGCTGACCCCGATCTTGAATCGATTGTTGCCGAGCATACCGCAATCCAGCCCAGTCGCATGCTGCGTGCGGCGTACACATTCCAGTCCTTGCTGACGGGGACTCCGGTCTTTCTTGTGGACATTAGCACAAGTACTTTCTGCCTAATCTTCGCCTGCTTCCTAGCCAACTGGCATCAAGGACACCCCTTTAACCCAGGGATATGGAATCAAATACCGGTATTCTTGCTACTTCAGTCTGTTTTGTTCTCGCTGCATCAGCTCTACCCCGGCGCCGGGCTTAGTCCTGTAACCGAAATTCGTGGCTTGGTCCGATCAACGTTTATCAATCTCATTTGCCTCTCTTCCATCAATATCGTCTTGGGACAATTGCCGAGAATCGAGTTTTCTATTTTTGTCTTCGCGGGACTTTGTATTATCGTACTGATCCCAATGTGTCGCACCCTTACCCGCCGAATCCTTGCCCCGACCAAGTGGTGGGGAATGCGATTATTGTTGGTTGGCACGCAACAGGACTGCACACGCGCAATGCAGTTACTTAAGCGACGCGGTGTACCTGGATACAAGCCGATTGGTTTCACTTCGGAGTTGCACGAAAACGAGAATGGCGAGAGCATTGCCTATGGTCCGCTTGGACACAACGACGACGCCGCCCTGATTGGGAGGCAGACGCTCGCGCCCGTGGCTTGCCTGGTCTCACCCCGACAAACGTATGCATATCCAGATCGACTTCTTTTTCAGTTCCCTCGAATTGTTTGGTTGAATACGTTACCAGTCGATGATGCAACGGTTGACACCAGCGGATTACCGGGAGTCGTGACCCATGGTCAAACGACACCCTTCCTGCGATTTACCCCACGCCTGGTCAAACGAATCATTGACTTGACCATTTGCATTCCAATGCTTGTGGTGTTGGCAATCCCCATGACGTTGATCGCTCTAGCGATTCGGATTCTCTCACCCGGCCCCATTTTCTATGGTAGTGTCCGTGCTGGGCAACACGGAAAAACATTCCGCATGTGGAAGTTTCGCTCAATGATTCCGGATGCCGACAAGGTTTTACAGCAACGACTCGAGACCGATCCAATTGCCAAAGCAAAATGGATCGTGGATCACAAATTGAAAAATGACCCCCGAATCATTCCCGGCATCGGTTCGATCATGCGGCGATGGAGTCTGGACGAATTGCCACAGCTATGGAACGTACTGACGGGGGAGATGAGCTTAGTCGGGCCTCGCCCGGTTCCGGCCGAGGAAATTGTCCGCTACAAATCGAGCTACTATGAATACACCCAAATGTGGCCAGGAATTACTGGTTTGTGGCAAGTTTCTGGACGCAATGACACCTCGTTTACCACTCGGATTTTCCTTGTTCATCACTATGCCGTCAATTGGTCTCCATGGCTAGACGCCTGGATCCTCTTGCGAACGCCCGCAGCCGTACTCAGCAAACGAGGAGCCTATTGA